In a genomic window of Mycolicibacillus parakoreensis:
- a CDS encoding DUF2207 family protein has protein sequence MQLVLRVAAWVGPLLYAGFRRLFWPLTTARMWALMAVLTVLTGLGMCVPVARDSAAAAFVSPTLDLDSEITDYDADYRVGADGTVSATETLTVRLPAGRHGIFRFFPIGHPADPQVRSVPTVTDVRRDGHPATVRYSWRDDGRSYVAQIGDRDTVLAPGSHTYTIRYRLTGALVAPQPGRLAVEQGHNPGGPSATFFHNVVGDWPMRIRAAHVRVSLPGPAGLVGCAAGEHAWSRCTIDGAGTEQVRVGVEHLDPHTPLTLRVDLAVPLPSQHRLPWSVRYDSVLGRSVPAVTLVALLTLLAAAGGYRWMRRSREPAPGFPVLYAPPRGLGPAQCAYLVAETTGDHALVATLLHLAERRLVRLEIVDARRWLVTGLVDAARWARIDPLSRRAGQNLGVAAAGHSLFVDGSPDAAATVARARDELAADCARWARDQGLIVTAAGERTGRFAVVAALVATVVAFAGVVGPTMWGLPPAAFAVGGIGLLATGVGTRRTGPGRSLWAQAAGFRRLLATPSAERRFDFAARRDLYLAYIPYAVAFGAAQAWAAKYRMATGWEPPIAPWYPLVPGGPGGTRWATATLDGFGSAVAASLGDYRRATSGGAGMRWGRGGGGGGATW, from the coding sequence GTGCAGCTGGTGTTGAGGGTGGCCGCCTGGGTCGGGCCGCTGCTGTACGCCGGGTTCCGCCGGCTGTTCTGGCCGTTGACCACCGCCCGGATGTGGGCGCTGATGGCGGTGCTGACCGTGCTGACCGGGCTCGGGATGTGCGTGCCGGTCGCCCGGGACAGCGCCGCCGCCGCGTTCGTCAGCCCCACCTTGGATCTCGACAGCGAGATCACCGACTACGACGCCGACTACCGGGTGGGCGCCGACGGCACCGTGAGCGCCACCGAGACGCTCACGGTCCGCCTGCCGGCCGGCCGGCACGGCATCTTCCGGTTCTTCCCGATCGGCCACCCCGCCGACCCGCAGGTGCGGTCGGTGCCGACGGTCACCGACGTCCGCCGCGACGGCCACCCCGCCACGGTGCGCTACTCGTGGCGCGACGACGGGCGCAGCTACGTCGCCCAGATCGGGGACCGCGACACCGTGCTGGCGCCGGGCAGCCACACCTACACGATCCGCTACCGGCTCACCGGCGCGCTGGTCGCCCCGCAACCCGGCCGGCTGGCCGTCGAGCAGGGACACAACCCGGGCGGGCCGAGCGCGACGTTCTTCCACAACGTGGTCGGCGACTGGCCGATGCGGATCCGCGCCGCCCACGTGCGGGTGAGCCTGCCCGGTCCGGCCGGGCTGGTGGGGTGCGCCGCCGGCGAGCACGCTTGGTCGCGGTGCACGATCGACGGCGCCGGCACCGAGCAGGTGCGGGTCGGCGTCGAGCACCTGGACCCGCACACCCCGTTGACGCTGCGGGTGGATCTGGCGGTGCCGCTGCCGTCGCAGCACCGGCTGCCGTGGTCGGTGCGCTACGACTCGGTGCTGGGCCGCTCGGTGCCGGCGGTCACGCTGGTGGCGTTGCTGACGCTGCTGGCCGCGGCCGGCGGGTATCGGTGGATGCGCCGCTCGCGGGAACCGGCACCGGGGTTCCCGGTGCTCTACGCGCCGCCGCGCGGGCTGGGGCCGGCCCAGTGCGCCTATCTGGTCGCCGAGACCACCGGGGACCATGCCCTGGTGGCCACCCTGCTGCACCTGGCCGAGCGCCGGCTGGTGCGCCTGGAGATCGTCGATGCGCGCCGCTGGCTGGTGACCGGGCTGGTCGACGCGGCCCGGTGGGCGCGCATCGACCCGCTCAGCCGCCGGGCCGGCCAGAACCTGGGGGTCGCCGCCGCCGGGCACTCGCTGTTCGTCGACGGCAGCCCCGACGCCGCGGCCACCGTGGCCCGGGCCCGCGACGAACTGGCCGCCGACTGTGCCCGGTGGGCGCGCGACCAGGGCCTGATCGTCACGGCGGCGGGGGAGCGGACCGGTCGGTTCGCGGTGGTCGCCGCGCTGGTGGCCACCGTCGTCGCGTTCGCCGGGGTGGTGGGCCCGACCATGTGGGGCCTGCCGCCGGCGGCCTTCGCCGTCGGCGGGATCGGGTTGCTGGCCACCGGGGTGGGCACCCGCCGCACCGGCCCGGGCCGCTCCCTGTGGGCGCAGGCGGCGGGGTTCCGGCGGCTGCTGGCCACCCCGTCGGCGGAGCGCCGGTTCGACTTCGCCGCCCGCCGGGATCTCTACCTCGCCTACATCCCGTACGCGGTGGCGTTCGGGGCCGCGCAGGCCTGGGCGGCGAAATACCGGATGGCCACCGGCTGGGAGCCCCCCATCGCACCGTGGTATCCGCTGGTCCCCGGCGGGCCCGGGGGCACGCGGTGGGCCACGGCCACCCTCGACGGCTTCGGTTCGGCGGTCGCGGCGTCGCTGGGCGACTACCGTCGGGCCACCTCCGGGGGCGCCGGCATGAGGTGGGGCCGCGGCGGTGGCGGAGGCGGCGCAACCTGGTAA
- a CDS encoding MMPL/RND family transporter: MSKRRRTPARRYRIDVFGPLGALVTRWPWVVIVGWLVLAAALPAAFPSLSELARKDPAALLPADAPSSVSARKMNEAFHESATGNTLVLVLTDRDGLTAEDEDVYRRLVDRLADDLSDVVQVRDFVSTPALRPALSSQDGKAWLLPVELVGELGSPRSYTATTRVTRIAETTVEGSALHVDITGPAATVRDVGAVGALDQRRIEVAMAVLLLVILLVIYRNPVTMLVPLATIGVALATAQGVIAGLGLRGLSITAHTVALVTALVAGAGTDYAVFLISRFHDFRRGRHGPDVAVRQALGGIGKVIAASAATVAITFFAMGFTRLAVVSATGVALAVAVTVCFAAAVTFLPALLVVMGRRGLVAPRRAVTGGLWRRSGARIVRRPGRYLAASLVVLIALAGLASMVRYNYDSRTALPASAPSVHGTDVIDRHFPANSITPEFILISSPRDLRTPRALSDLEQLARRVSQLPDVEAVRGITRPTGKPLEQARLSFQAGAVGDNLHDAASTINDHADDLQQLATAADLIADALATLNTQADETIPAVRDLVEALAYLRGSWQQAGDALETGVDNAADATDAAAAESDDVVMLLTLMRAAGETVEQNLDGTPQDFRWMDSVLDGLNTSTICSEEPSCARVRDWLARLVTARDEGRLDNAADAGRRLRDTPEGQRLESAVDNLRDTLDETGDALETTGLATEEGTDDDLEAIRRSTDLLSVASRQVALGVRMLVDQVTAMGLDLADVSAFLQGIKSEASAPSMSGFYIPAQYLAEKDFQQAAQFYVSPDGHTVRYAVQTGLNPFSTAAMDQVDTILATAHDAQPNTTLADADVSMNRGSVTLRDIRDYYTHDLRFIIVVTIAVVLVILSLLLRAIVAPLYLVASVVLSYLAALGVGVLVFQYLLGQPLYWALPGLAFIILVAVGADYNLLLFARLREESGRGVRTGVLRTVAATGGVITAAGVIFAASMFGMLAASLTTLVQTGFVIGVGLLLDTFVVRTLTVPALAALLGRTSWWPSRPRRGAPMG; this comes from the coding sequence GTGTCAAAACGTCGCAGGACGCCGGCAAGGCGTTACCGCATCGACGTTTTCGGCCCGTTGGGTGCGCTGGTCACCCGCTGGCCGTGGGTGGTGATCGTCGGCTGGCTCGTTTTGGCGGCCGCGCTGCCCGCGGCGTTTCCGTCGCTGTCGGAGCTGGCCCGCAAGGATCCGGCCGCACTGCTGCCCGCCGACGCCCCCAGCTCGGTCTCGGCCCGGAAGATGAACGAGGCGTTCCACGAGTCGGCCACCGGCAACACGCTGGTGCTGGTGCTCACCGACCGCGACGGGCTCACCGCCGAGGACGAGGACGTCTACCGCCGGCTGGTCGACCGCCTCGCCGATGACCTCAGCGACGTGGTGCAGGTGCGCGATTTTGTGAGCACCCCCGCGCTGCGGCCCGCGCTGAGCAGCCAGGACGGCAAGGCCTGGCTGCTGCCGGTGGAGTTGGTCGGTGAGCTGGGCTCGCCGCGCTCCTACACCGCCACCACCCGGGTGACCCGCATCGCCGAGACCACCGTGGAGGGGTCGGCGCTGCACGTGGACATCACCGGTCCGGCGGCCACCGTGCGCGACGTCGGCGCGGTGGGTGCGCTCGACCAGCGGCGCATCGAGGTGGCGATGGCGGTGCTGCTGCTGGTGATCCTGCTGGTGATCTACCGCAATCCGGTCACCATGCTGGTGCCGCTGGCGACGATCGGGGTGGCGCTGGCCACCGCCCAGGGCGTGATCGCCGGGCTCGGTCTGCGCGGTCTGAGCATCACCGCCCACACCGTCGCGCTGGTGACGGCGCTGGTCGCCGGGGCCGGCACCGACTACGCGGTGTTTCTGATCAGCCGGTTCCACGATTTCCGGCGCGGCCGGCACGGCCCCGACGTCGCGGTGCGGCAGGCGCTGGGCGGGATCGGCAAGGTGATCGCCGCGTCGGCGGCGACCGTGGCGATCACGTTCTTCGCGATGGGGTTCACCCGGCTGGCGGTGGTGTCGGCCACCGGGGTGGCGTTGGCGGTCGCGGTCACGGTGTGCTTCGCCGCCGCGGTGACGTTTCTGCCCGCGCTGCTGGTGGTGATGGGCCGGCGCGGTCTGGTCGCGCCCCGCCGGGCGGTCACCGGGGGGCTGTGGCGGCGCTCCGGGGCCCGCATCGTGCGCCGGCCCGGCCGGTACCTGGCCGCGAGCCTGGTGGTGCTGATCGCCCTGGCCGGGCTGGCCAGCATGGTGCGCTACAACTACGACAGCCGCACCGCGCTGCCGGCGTCGGCGCCGAGTGTGCACGGCACCGACGTCATCGACCGGCATTTCCCGGCCAACAGCATCACCCCGGAGTTCATCTTGATCTCCTCGCCCCGGGATCTGCGCACCCCCCGGGCGTTGTCCGATCTCGAACAGCTCGCCCGGCGGGTCAGCCAGCTGCCCGACGTGGAGGCGGTGCGCGGCATCACCCGGCCCACCGGCAAACCCCTCGAACAGGCGCGGCTGTCGTTTCAAGCCGGCGCGGTCGGCGACAACCTACACGACGCCGCCAGCACCATCAACGACCACGCCGACGACCTGCAGCAGCTGGCCACCGCCGCCGACCTCATCGCCGACGCGTTGGCCACCTTGAACACCCAGGCCGACGAGACGATCCCGGCCGTGCGGGATCTGGTCGAGGCCCTGGCCTATCTGCGCGGCAGCTGGCAGCAGGCCGGCGACGCGCTGGAGACCGGGGTGGACAACGCCGCCGACGCCACCGACGCCGCGGCCGCCGAATCCGACGACGTGGTCATGCTGCTGACGTTGATGCGGGCCGCCGGCGAGACCGTCGAGCAGAACCTCGACGGCACCCCGCAGGATTTCCGCTGGATGGATTCGGTGCTCGACGGGCTCAACACCAGCACCATCTGCTCCGAGGAGCCCTCGTGTGCGCGGGTGCGGGACTGGCTGGCGCGGCTGGTGACCGCCCGCGACGAGGGCCGGCTGGACAACGCCGCCGATGCCGGCCGGCGGCTGCGCGACACCCCCGAGGGCCAGCGCCTGGAATCGGCGGTGGACAACCTGCGCGACACCCTCGACGAGACCGGCGACGCGCTGGAGACCACCGGGCTGGCCACCGAGGAGGGCACCGACGACGACCTGGAGGCGATCCGCCGAAGCACCGACCTGCTGTCGGTGGCCAGCCGGCAGGTGGCCCTCGGGGTGCGCATGCTCGTCGACCAGGTCACCGCGATGGGCCTGGACCTCGCCGACGTCTCGGCGTTCCTGCAGGGCATCAAGAGCGAAGCCTCCGCCCCGTCGATGTCCGGTTTCTACATCCCCGCGCAGTACCTGGCCGAGAAGGACTTCCAGCAGGCCGCGCAGTTCTACGTCTCCCCCGACGGACACACCGTGCGCTACGCGGTGCAGACCGGTCTCAACCCGTTCAGCACCGCCGCGATGGACCAGGTCGACACGATCTTGGCCACCGCCCACGACGCCCAGCCGAACACCACCCTCGCCGATGCCGACGTGTCGATGAACCGGGGGTCGGTGACGTTGCGCGACATCCGCGACTACTACACCCACGACCTGCGGTTCATCATCGTGGTGACGATCGCGGTGGTGCTGGTGATCCTCAGCCTGCTGCTGCGGGCGATCGTGGCGCCGCTGTACCTGGTCGCCTCGGTGGTGCTGTCCTACCTGGCGGCGCTGGGCGTCGGGGTGCTGGTCTTCCAGTATCTGCTCGGCCAGCCGCTGTACTGGGCGCTGCCCGGCCTGGCGTTCATCATCCTGGTGGCGGTCGGGGCCGACTACAACCTGCTGCTGTTCGCCCGGCTGCGCGAGGAGTCCGGGCGCGGGGTGCGCACCGGGGTGCTGCGCACCGTGGCCGCGACCGGCGGGGTGATCACCGCGGCCGGGGTGATCTTCGCGGCGTCGATGTTCGGGATGCTGGCCGCCAGCCTCACCACCCTGGTGCAGACCGGATTCGTCATCGGGGTGGGGCTGCTGTTGGACACGTTCGTGGTGCGCACCCTGACCGTGCCGGCGCTCGCCGCGCTGCTCGGCCGCACCAGTTGGTGGCCGTCACGACCGCGTCGAGGGGCACCGATGGGCTAA
- a CDS encoding zinc transporter permease, whose protein sequence is MTATEHRTHRHPEHTHGPGCGHEAIPHGDHVDYLHDGHRHAAHGDHYDEH, encoded by the coding sequence ATGACTGCGACCGAACACCGCACCCACCGCCATCCCGAGCACACCCACGGCCCCGGCTGCGGGCATGAGGCGATCCCGCACGGCGATCACGTCGACTACCTGCACGACGGGCACCGACACGCCGCCCACGGCGACCATTACGACGAACACTGA
- a CDS encoding MalY/PatB family protein, with the protein MADYSFDALTPARLRDRNTVKWNRFDPDVLALWVAEMDYPTAPPVLEAIRAAVQREEFGYPRFGHDALPLATADWCAHRYGWTVDPEAVAVVADVLKGVELAIAFLTRSQSPVVLPVPAYMPFFDVLQVAGRTRVEVPMVRDAAGRYELDLDAVAAAFAAGAGSIILCNPFNPLGTVFTAAELAAVVDLAAAHGARVIADEIHAPLVYDGRHVPAASVSAAAAETVVSVMSASKAWNLPGLKCAQLILSNPADVAVWHRLNWLNWMGASTVGIAANLAAYRHGGPWLDAVLGYLRTNRDRVADTLPARVPGLQATRPEGTYLAWLDLRALDLPEEPAGYLLRRARVALNPGVPFGAGHGCARLNFATTRAILDRAIEAIAAALSTR; encoded by the coding sequence TTGGCCGACTACTCATTTGACGCGCTGACCCCGGCCCGGCTGCGGGACCGCAACACCGTCAAATGGAACCGGTTCGACCCCGACGTGCTGGCGCTGTGGGTGGCCGAGATGGACTACCCGACCGCGCCGCCGGTGCTCGAGGCGATCCGGGCCGCGGTGCAGCGCGAAGAGTTCGGCTACCCGCGTTTCGGGCATGACGCGCTGCCGCTGGCGACCGCCGACTGGTGTGCGCACCGCTACGGCTGGACCGTGGACCCCGAGGCGGTGGCCGTCGTCGCCGACGTGCTCAAGGGGGTGGAGCTGGCGATCGCCTTCCTGACCCGGTCGCAGAGCCCGGTGGTGTTGCCGGTGCCGGCCTACATGCCGTTCTTCGACGTGCTGCAGGTGGCCGGACGCACCCGCGTCGAGGTGCCGATGGTGCGCGACGCCGCCGGGCGCTACGAGCTGGATCTCGACGCGGTCGCCGCGGCCTTCGCCGCCGGGGCCGGCTCGATCATCCTGTGCAACCCGTTCAACCCGCTGGGCACGGTGTTCACCGCCGCGGAGCTGGCGGCGGTGGTCGACCTCGCCGCCGCCCACGGCGCGCGCGTCATCGCCGACGAGATCCACGCCCCGCTGGTCTACGACGGCCGTCATGTGCCGGCGGCGTCGGTGTCGGCGGCCGCCGCCGAGACCGTGGTGAGCGTGATGTCGGCGTCCAAGGCGTGGAATCTGCCGGGCCTCAAATGCGCCCAGCTGATCCTGTCGAACCCCGCCGACGTCGCGGTGTGGCACCGGCTGAACTGGCTGAACTGGATGGGCGCCTCCACCGTCGGCATCGCGGCCAACCTCGCCGCCTACCGCCACGGCGGGCCGTGGCTGGACGCGGTGCTGGGCTATCTGCGCACCAACCGCGACCGGGTCGCCGACACGCTGCCCGCACGGGTGCCGGGACTGCAGGCGACCCGACCGGAGGGCACCTATCTGGCGTGGCTGGATCTGCGCGCGCTGGATCTGCCCGAGGAGCCCGCCGGCTACCTGCTGCGCCGCGCCCGGGTGGCGCTGAACCCCGGCGTCCCGTTCGGCGCGGGCCACGGCTGTGCCCGACTCAACTTCGCCACCACCCGGGCGATCCTGGACCGGGCGATCGAGGCGATCGCTGCGGCGCTGAGCACCCGGTAG
- a CDS encoding DoxX family protein, whose translation MSVLTSSKTYRGLAVLQAGDAVACAIPVPYIAESLDTLGVPAQVRPVLPAVKVASALGLASASRLPRLGRLTTAALTLYFVLAVAAHVRVKDRVLNTVPAATLLVTFAAMTAAGPPRRRDG comes from the coding sequence ATGAGCGTGCTCACCTCTTCGAAGACCTACCGGGGTTTGGCGGTGCTGCAGGCCGGCGACGCCGTCGCCTGCGCGATCCCGGTGCCCTACATCGCCGAGTCCCTCGACACGCTGGGGGTGCCCGCGCAGGTGCGCCCGGTGCTGCCGGCGGTGAAGGTGGCCTCCGCACTCGGGTTGGCGTCGGCGTCGCGGTTGCCCCGGCTGGGCCGGCTGACCACCGCGGCGTTGACGCTGTACTTCGTGCTCGCGGTCGCCGCCCACGTGCGGGTCAAAGACCGGGTGCTCAACACCGTGCCGGCGGCGACGTTGCTGGTGACGTTCGCCGCGATGACCGCCGCCGGGCCGCCGCGGCGCCGGGACGGCTGA
- a CDS encoding SPFH domain-containing protein, with protein sequence MAGLVVLAILVGFAIIVVVKSVALIPQAEAAVIERLGRYSRTVSGQLTLLMPFIDRIRARVDLRERVVSFPPQPVITEDNLTLAIDTVVYFQVTNPQAAVYEISNYIVGVEQLTTTTLRNVVGGMTLEETFTSRDQINRQLRGVLDEATGRWGLRVARVELRSIDPPPSIQASMEKQMKADREKRAMILTAEGQRESAIKQAEGQKQSQILEAEGAKQAAILSAEADRQSRMLRAQGERAAAYLQAQGQAKAIEKTFAAIKAGRPTPEMLAYQYLQVLPEMAKGEANKMWVIPSDFGSALQGFTKLLGAPGEDGVFRYEPSPVEEDLPKPEDDSEEVADWFHTRTDPAIAEAVAKAEADARTPVEGSVPGPQQLQSGRSPDAD encoded by the coding sequence ATGGCGGGTCTGGTGGTCCTGGCGATCCTGGTCGGTTTCGCGATCATCGTGGTGGTCAAATCGGTGGCGCTGATCCCGCAGGCCGAGGCCGCGGTGATCGAACGGCTCGGCCGCTACAGCCGCACCGTCAGCGGGCAGCTGACCCTGCTGATGCCGTTCATCGACCGCATCCGGGCCCGGGTGGACCTGCGCGAACGGGTGGTGTCGTTCCCCCCGCAACCGGTGATCACCGAGGACAACCTGACCCTGGCGATCGACACGGTCGTCTACTTCCAGGTCACCAACCCGCAGGCGGCGGTCTATGAGATCAGCAACTACATCGTCGGGGTGGAGCAGCTGACCACCACCACGCTGCGCAACGTGGTCGGCGGTATGACGCTGGAGGAGACGTTCACCTCCCGTGACCAGATCAACCGCCAGCTGCGCGGGGTGCTCGACGAGGCCACCGGCCGCTGGGGGCTGCGGGTGGCCCGGGTGGAGCTGCGCAGCATCGACCCGCCGCCGTCGATCCAGGCCTCGATGGAGAAGCAGATGAAGGCCGACCGGGAGAAGCGGGCGATGATCCTGACCGCCGAGGGCCAGCGCGAGTCGGCGATCAAACAGGCCGAGGGCCAAAAGCAGTCCCAGATCCTGGAGGCCGAGGGGGCCAAGCAGGCCGCGATCCTGTCCGCCGAGGCCGACCGGCAGTCGCGGATGCTGCGCGCCCAGGGGGAGCGGGCCGCGGCCTATCTGCAGGCGCAGGGGCAGGCCAAGGCGATCGAGAAGACGTTCGCGGCGATCAAGGCCGGCCGCCCCACCCCGGAGATGCTGGCCTACCAGTACCTGCAGGTGCTGCCGGAGATGGCCAAGGGGGAGGCCAACAAGATGTGGGTGATCCCCAGCGACTTCGGCAGCGCGCTGCAAGGCTTCACCAAGCTGCTCGGCGCCCCCGGCGAGGACGGGGTGTTCCGCTACGAGCCGTCGCCGGTGGAGGAGGATCTGCCCAAACCCGAGGACGACTCCGAGGAGGTCGCCGACTGGTTCCACACCCGCACCGACCCGGCGATCGCCGAGGCGGTCGCCAAGGCCGAGGCCGACGCCCGCACCCCGGTGGAGGGCAGCGTGCCCGGACCGCAGCAGCTGCAGTCCGGTCGGTCGCCGGATGCGGATTAG
- a CDS encoding NfeD family protein, with the protein MPPALLWLLGALVLAGAEALTGDMFLLMLGGGALAAAGSSALLGWPVWADGVVFLVVSVLLLIGVRPALRRRLARDTAPRTGIEALTGRDAEVVEQVAGRGGRVLLDGQVWSARPLNDGDVYAPGDRVTVMAIDGATAVVWQT; encoded by the coding sequence ATGCCCCCGGCCCTGCTCTGGTTGCTCGGCGCGCTGGTGTTGGCCGGCGCCGAGGCCCTCACCGGGGACATGTTCTTGTTGATGCTCGGCGGGGGCGCCCTGGCGGCCGCCGGGTCCAGTGCGCTGCTGGGCTGGCCGGTCTGGGCCGACGGCGTGGTCTTCCTGGTGGTGTCGGTGTTGCTGCTGATCGGGGTGCGCCCCGCGTTGCGCCGCCGGTTGGCCCGCGACACCGCACCGCGCACCGGCATCGAGGCGCTGACCGGCCGGGACGCCGAGGTGGTCGAGCAGGTGGCCGGCCGCGGCGGGCGGGTGCTGCTCGACGGGCAGGTCTGGAGTGCCCGCCCCCTCAACGACGGCGACGTCTACGCCCCCGGTGACCGGGTGACGGTGATGGCGATCGACGGGGCCACCGCGGTGGTCTGGCAGACGTAA
- a CDS encoding ferrochelatase yields the protein MEFDALLLLSFGGPEGPEQVRPFLDNVTRGRAVPAARLDAVAEHYQHFGGVSPINAINRALIAALRDETPLPVYFGNRNWRPYIEDAVAAMAADGVRRAAVFATSAWGGYSSCRQYVDDIARARASVGPDAPDLIKLRHFFDHPAFVGWFADAITAAAATLPAAVRPSARLVFTAHSIPLAAESWCGDRLYARQVAAAAALVAAAAGHTDHDVVWQSRSGSPRVPWLEPDVGDHLAALADAGTTAVIVCPIGFVADHIEVVWDLDHELREQADRAGIAFARAGTPGADRRFARLVVGLIDEVRHGRPPLRAGGADPVELQGASVNGAPCAPACRG from the coding sequence GTGGAGTTCGACGCGCTGCTGCTGCTGTCGTTCGGCGGCCCGGAGGGCCCCGAGCAGGTGCGGCCGTTTTTGGACAACGTCACCCGCGGCAGGGCGGTGCCCGCCGCCCGCCTCGACGCGGTCGCCGAGCACTACCAGCACTTCGGTGGGGTGTCGCCGATCAACGCGATCAACCGGGCGCTGATCGCGGCGCTGCGCGACGAAACCCCCCTGCCGGTGTATTTCGGCAACCGCAACTGGCGGCCCTACATCGAGGACGCGGTGGCCGCCATGGCCGCCGACGGCGTGCGCCGCGCGGCGGTGTTCGCCACCTCGGCGTGGGGCGGCTATTCCAGTTGCCGCCAGTACGTCGACGACATCGCGCGGGCGCGCGCGTCGGTGGGGCCCGACGCGCCCGATCTGATCAAGCTGCGGCATTTCTTCGATCATCCCGCCTTCGTCGGCTGGTTCGCCGACGCGATCACCGCGGCCGCCGCGACGTTGCCGGCCGCGGTGCGGCCGAGCGCGCGGCTGGTGTTCACCGCGCACTCCATCCCGCTGGCCGCCGAGTCCTGGTGCGGCGACCGGCTCTACGCCCGGCAGGTCGCCGCGGCGGCCGCCCTGGTGGCCGCCGCGGCCGGGCACACCGACCACGACGTGGTGTGGCAGTCGCGTTCGGGGTCGCCGCGGGTGCCGTGGCTGGAGCCCGACGTCGGCGACCACCTGGCGGCGCTGGCCGACGCCGGCACCACCGCGGTGATCGTCTGCCCGATCGGGTTCGTCGCCGACCACATCGAGGTCGTGTGGGACCTCGACCACGAACTGCGCGAGCAGGCCGACCGGGCGGGCATCGCGTTCGCGCGGGCGGGCACCCCCGGCGCCGACCGCCGGTTCGCCCGGCTGGTGGTCGGGCTCATCGACGAGGTGCGCCACGGTCGCCCGCCGCTGCGGGCCGGCGGGGCCGACCCGGTGGAGCTGCAGGGGGCCAGTGTCAACGGCGCCCCCTGCGCCCCGGCCTGTCGCGGCTAA
- the inhA gene encoding NADH-dependent enoyl-ACP reductase InhA: MAGVLDGKRILVTGIITDSSIAFHIARVAQEAGAQLVLTGYERMRLIQRIVDRLPEPAPLLELDVQNNDHLDSLADRIGEAIGADNKLDGVVHSIGYMPPSGMGVNPFFDAPYDDVAKGIHISAYSYAALAKAVLPVMNPGGSIVGMDFDPSRAMPAYNWMTVAKSALESVNRFVAREAGPYGVRSNLVAAGPIRTLAMSAIVGGRLGEEAGEQMKLLEEGWDQRAPVGWDMKDPTPVAKTVCAVLSEWLPATTGTVIYADGGAHTQLL, translated from the coding sequence ATGGCAGGCGTTCTCGACGGCAAACGCATCCTGGTCACCGGGATCATCACCGACTCCTCGATCGCGTTTCACATCGCGCGCGTCGCCCAGGAGGCGGGTGCGCAGCTGGTGCTCACCGGCTACGAGCGCATGCGGCTGATCCAGCGCATCGTCGACCGGCTGCCCGAACCGGCGCCGCTGTTGGAGCTCGACGTGCAGAACAACGACCACCTCGACTCGCTGGCCGACCGGATCGGCGAGGCGATCGGCGCCGACAACAAACTCGACGGGGTGGTGCACTCGATCGGCTACATGCCCCCAAGCGGCATGGGCGTCAACCCGTTCTTCGACGCCCCCTACGACGACGTCGCCAAGGGCATCCACATCTCGGCCTACTCCTATGCCGCGCTGGCCAAGGCGGTGCTGCCGGTCATGAACCCGGGCGGCTCGATCGTGGGCATGGACTTCGACCCCAGCCGGGCGATGCCGGCCTACAACTGGATGACGGTCGCCAAAAGCGCCCTGGAATCGGTCAACCGGTTCGTCGCACGGGAGGCCGGCCCGTACGGCGTGCGCTCCAATCTGGTGGCGGCCGGCCCGATCCGGACCCTGGCGATGAGCGCGATCGTCGGCGGTAGGCTCGGCGAGGAGGCCGGCGAGCAGATGAAGCTGCTCGAGGAGGGCTGGGATCAGCGCGCCCCGGTCGGCTGGGACATGAAGGACCCCACCCCGGTGGCCAAGACGGTCTGCGCGGTGCTCTCCGAGTGGCTGCCGGCCACCACCGGCACCGTGATCTACGCCGACGGCGGCGCGCACACCCAGTTGCTGTAG
- the fabG1 gene encoding 3-oxoacyl-ACP reductase FabG1, whose product MTESNTTGDAAGAPPFVSRSVLVTGGNRGIGLTVARRLAADGHKVAVTHRGSGAPEGLFGVVCDVTDSAAVDAAFTAVEEHQGPVEVVVANAGVSADAFLMRMTEERFQKVIDANLTGAFRVAQRASRTMQKKRFGRMIFIGSVSGTWGIGNQANYAAAKAGLIGMARSISRELSKVNVTANVVAPGYIDTDMTRSLDERIQAGALEFIPAKRIGTAAEVAGAVSFLASEDAGYIAGAVIPVDGGMGMGH is encoded by the coding sequence GTGACCGAGAGCAACACGACCGGCGACGCCGCCGGTGCACCCCCGTTTGTGTCCCGTTCGGTGCTGGTCACCGGAGGCAACCGCGGAATCGGGCTGACGGTGGCCCGCCGGCTGGCCGCCGACGGCCACAAGGTGGCGGTGACCCACCGCGGTTCCGGCGCGCCGGAGGGACTGTTCGGCGTGGTCTGCGACGTCACCGACTCCGCGGCCGTCGACGCGGCGTTCACCGCCGTCGAGGAGCACCAGGGCCCGGTGGAGGTCGTGGTCGCCAACGCCGGGGTCTCCGCTGACGCGTTCCTCATGCGGATGACCGAGGAGAGGTTCCAGAAAGTCATCGACGCCAACCTCACCGGCGCGTTCCGGGTGGCCCAGCGGGCATCGCGCACCATGCAGAAGAAGCGGTTCGGCCGGATGATCTTCATCGGTTCGGTCTCGGGCACCTGGGGCATCGGCAACCAGGCCAACTACGCGGCCGCCAAGGCCGGCCTGATCGGGATGGCCCGCTCGATCTCCCGTGAACTGTCCAAGGTCAACGTCACCGCCAACGTGGTGGCTCCCGGCTACATCGACACCGACATGACCCGCTCGCTCGATGAGCGGATCCAGGCCGGCGCGCTGGAGTTCATCCCCGCGAAGCGGATCGGCACCGCCGCCGAGGTCGCCGGGGCCGTCAGCTTCCTGGCCTCCGAGGACGCCGGCTATATCGCCGGCGCGGTGATCCCCGTCGACGGCGGCATGGGGATGGGCCACTAA